The following coding sequences lie in one Musa acuminata AAA Group cultivar baxijiao chromosome BXJ3-1, Cavendish_Baxijiao_AAA, whole genome shotgun sequence genomic window:
- the LOC135628612 gene encoding phosphoinositide phospholipase C 6-like isoform X1 produces MGSYKYCICFTRKFVWRAAAPPPDVRQTFVEYSEGAAQMGPDQLRRFLAEAQGQADATLADAERIIEVLLHRRRRCHHFPAILSRPGISLDDFFHFLFSDDLNPPIGSQVHQDMSLPLSHYYIYTGHNSYLTGNQLSSDSSDIPIIKALQRGVRVIELDMWPNSTKDDVLIYHGRTLTSPVEMIKCLRSIKEFAFCASSYPVVITLEDHLTPDLQAKVAEMVTQTFGDMLYYPKSDSLEEFPSPESLKNRIIISTKPPKKYFESKTVEDKQDDLQQGSNDEAWETNTADLQALHVSHDKNSGPEYRRIITVHAGKPKGRTRDALKADTDKVRRLSLSEQQIERAAELYALDLVRFTQKNIVRVYPKGTRFNSSNYCPLPGWLHGAQMVALNMQGYGRSLWLMQGLFRANGGCGYVRKPDFLMNIGPQAAVSNPEASLPVKITLKVKIYMGDGWHKDFSRTHFDVYSPPDFYAKVEIAGVPADIKTKRTRTRQDDWMPVWGEEFSFPLTVPELALLRIEACEYNMSDMDDFGGQTCLPVWELKPGIRAVPLHDRKGNKYNSVRLLMRFQFV; encoded by the exons ATGGGAAGCTACAAGTACTGCATTTGCTTCACGCGCAAGTTCGTGTGGAGAGCGGCGGCGCCACCGCCCGACGTGAGGCAAACGTTCGTAGAATACTCCGAGGGGGCCGCCCAGATGGGCCCCGACCAGCTACGGCGGTTCCTCGCCGAGGCGCAGGGCCAAGCGGACGCCACACTCGCTGATGCCGAGCGGATCATCGAGGtgctcctccaccgccgccgccgctgccaccacTTCCCCGCCATCCTCTCCCGCCCCGGAATATCCCTCGACGACTTCTTCCACTTCCTCTTCTCCGACGACCTCAACCCGCCAATCGGATCCCAG GTTCATCAAGACATGAGTCTTCCACTCTCCCATTACTACATATACACAGGCCATAACTCATACTTGACTGGAAACCAACTCAGCAGTGATAGCAGCGATATTCCCATTATAAAGGCATTGCAGAGAGGTGTAAGAGTTATTGAATTAGACATGTGGCCAAACTCTACCAAAGATGATGTTCTAATCTATCATGGAAG GACATTAACTTCTCCGGTGGAGATGATCAAATGTTTGAGGTCCATTAAGGAGTTCGCCTTCTGTGCATCTTCATATCCTGTTGTCATCACTCTAGAGGACCACCTTACTCCAGATCTCCAAGCAAAAGTTGCTGAG ATGGTTACTCAAACATTTGGAGACATGTTATATTACCCCAAGTCAGATTCTCTCGAGGAATTCCCCTCTCCAGAATCTCTAAAGAACAGGATCATTATTTCCACAAAACcaccaaaaaaatattttgaatcaaaGACGGTTGAGGACAAGCAGGATGATCTTCAACAGGGTTCAAATGACGAAGCATGGGAAACCAACACTGCAGATCTACAAGCTCTACATGTCTCTCATGACAAG AATTCAGGTCCTGAGTATCGGCGCATAATTACTGTTCATGCTGGAAAACCTAAAGGTCGAACAAGAGATGCACTGAAGGCTGATACTGACAAAGTAAGGCGACTCAGTTTGAGCGAGCAACAGATTGAAAGGGCAGCAGAATTGTATGCACTTGATCTTGTAAG ATTCACTCAGAAGAATATTGTAAGAGTATACCCCAAGGGTACACGCTTTAACTCTTCTAACTATTGCCCCTTGCCTGGATGGCTGCACGGTGCACAGATGGTTGCACTCAATATGCAG GGGTATGGAAGGTCACTTTGGTTAATGCAAGGATTATTTAGGGCCAATGGAGGTTGTGGTTATGTAAGAAAACCTGATTTCTTGATGAACATTGGTCCACAAGCTGCAGTTTCCAATCCTGAAGCAAGCTTACCTGTGAAGATAACCTTGAAG GTTAAGATATACATGGGAGATGGCTGGCACAAGGATTTTAGTCGAACACATTTTGATGTCTATTCTCCTCCAGATTTCTATGCAAAG GTAGAGATTGCTGGAGTTCCTGCAGATATCAAAACGAAGAGAACAAGGACAAGACAAGATGACTGGATGCCAGTTTGGGGAGAGGAATTCAGCTTCCCCCTAACCGTTCCAGAGTTGGCTTTGCTCAGGATTGAAGCCTGCGAGTACAACATGTCTGATATGGATGACTTTGGTGGACAAACATGCCTTCCGGTCTGGGAGTTAAAACCAGGAATCCGAGCTGTGCCACTTCATGATCGCAAGGGGAACAAGTACAACTCTGTGAGGCTGCTAATGCGATTTCAGTTTGTATGA
- the LOC135628612 gene encoding phosphoinositide phospholipase C 6-like isoform X2 yields the protein MGSYKYCICFTRKFVWRAAAPPPDVRQTFVEYSEGAAQMGPDQLRRFLAEAQGQADATLADAERIIEVLLHRRRRCHHFPAILSRPGISLDDFFHFLFSDDLNPPIGSQVHQDMSLPLSHYYIYTGHNSYLTGNQLSSDSSDIPIIKALQRGVRVIELDMWPNSTKDDVLIYHGRTLTSPVEMIKCLRSIKEFAFCASSYPVVITLEDHLTPDLQAKVAEMVTQTFGDMLYYPKSDSLEEFPSPESLKNRIIISTKPPKKYFESKTVEDKQDDLQQGSNDEAWETNTADLQALHVSHDKNSGPEYRRIITVHAGKPKGRTRDALKADTDKVRRLSLSEQQIERAAELYALDLVRFTQKNIVRVYPKGTRFNSSNYCPLPGWLHGAQMVALNMQSLWQGYGRSLWLMQGLFRANGGCGYVRKPDFLMNIGPQAAVSNPEASLPVKITLKVKIYMGDGWHKDFSRTHFDVYSPPDFYAKVEIAGVPADIKTKRTRTRQDDWMPVWGEEFSFPLTVPELALLRIEACEYNMSDMDDFGGQTCLPVWELKPGIRAVPLHDRKGNKYNSVRLLMRFQFV from the exons ATGGGAAGCTACAAGTACTGCATTTGCTTCACGCGCAAGTTCGTGTGGAGAGCGGCGGCGCCACCGCCCGACGTGAGGCAAACGTTCGTAGAATACTCCGAGGGGGCCGCCCAGATGGGCCCCGACCAGCTACGGCGGTTCCTCGCCGAGGCGCAGGGCCAAGCGGACGCCACACTCGCTGATGCCGAGCGGATCATCGAGGtgctcctccaccgccgccgccgctgccaccacTTCCCCGCCATCCTCTCCCGCCCCGGAATATCCCTCGACGACTTCTTCCACTTCCTCTTCTCCGACGACCTCAACCCGCCAATCGGATCCCAG GTTCATCAAGACATGAGTCTTCCACTCTCCCATTACTACATATACACAGGCCATAACTCATACTTGACTGGAAACCAACTCAGCAGTGATAGCAGCGATATTCCCATTATAAAGGCATTGCAGAGAGGTGTAAGAGTTATTGAATTAGACATGTGGCCAAACTCTACCAAAGATGATGTTCTAATCTATCATGGAAG GACATTAACTTCTCCGGTGGAGATGATCAAATGTTTGAGGTCCATTAAGGAGTTCGCCTTCTGTGCATCTTCATATCCTGTTGTCATCACTCTAGAGGACCACCTTACTCCAGATCTCCAAGCAAAAGTTGCTGAG ATGGTTACTCAAACATTTGGAGACATGTTATATTACCCCAAGTCAGATTCTCTCGAGGAATTCCCCTCTCCAGAATCTCTAAAGAACAGGATCATTATTTCCACAAAACcaccaaaaaaatattttgaatcaaaGACGGTTGAGGACAAGCAGGATGATCTTCAACAGGGTTCAAATGACGAAGCATGGGAAACCAACACTGCAGATCTACAAGCTCTACATGTCTCTCATGACAAG AATTCAGGTCCTGAGTATCGGCGCATAATTACTGTTCATGCTGGAAAACCTAAAGGTCGAACAAGAGATGCACTGAAGGCTGATACTGACAAAGTAAGGCGACTCAGTTTGAGCGAGCAACAGATTGAAAGGGCAGCAGAATTGTATGCACTTGATCTTGTAAG ATTCACTCAGAAGAATATTGTAAGAGTATACCCCAAGGGTACACGCTTTAACTCTTCTAACTATTGCCCCTTGCCTGGATGGCTGCACGGTGCACAGATGGTTGCACTCAATATGCAG TCCCTCTGGCAGGGGTATGGAAGGTCACTTTGGTTAATGCAAGGATTATTTAGGGCCAATGGAGGTTGTGGTTATGTAAGAAAACCTGATTTCTTGATGAACATTGGTCCACAAGCTGCAGTTTCCAATCCTGAAGCAAGCTTACCTGTGAAGATAACCTTGAAG GTTAAGATATACATGGGAGATGGCTGGCACAAGGATTTTAGTCGAACACATTTTGATGTCTATTCTCCTCCAGATTTCTATGCAAAG GTAGAGATTGCTGGAGTTCCTGCAGATATCAAAACGAAGAGAACAAGGACAAGACAAGATGACTGGATGCCAGTTTGGGGAGAGGAATTCAGCTTCCCCCTAACCGTTCCAGAGTTGGCTTTGCTCAGGATTGAAGCCTGCGAGTACAACATGTCTGATATGGATGACTTTGGTGGACAAACATGCCTTCCGGTCTGGGAGTTAAAACCAGGAATCCGAGCTGTGCCACTTCATGATCGCAAGGGGAACAAGTACAACTCTGTGAGGCTGCTAATGCGATTTCAGTTTGTATGA